One Fuerstiella marisgermanici DNA window includes the following coding sequences:
- a CDS encoding SirB1 family protein → MSALQQFEKDEQFIRLVRREDDVDLVVAALEIARDAQPDLDFEPTLQKIRTAVGELTRPIAMAGDDRSELELLIQFLTSDLNLHGHPESFDSPNSSYLNHVMESGRGIPISLSVIYMAIANELGIPLAGVAAPSHFLTSLQTDGGVVYVDPFRGGEIMNEVECVDWLHALTELPRAEIHPTLKPTSERKIIVRMLNNLKTHFGSTDQWRSVWRVQRRLALLSPGSYREKRDLAIVTLRAGRPGEAIDLLQSCLAVCIPEERQLLQQYLRDARKESPLLN, encoded by the coding sequence ATGTCCGCTCTGCAGCAGTTTGAAAAGGATGAACAGTTTATTCGGCTGGTCCGTCGTGAAGACGACGTCGACCTTGTCGTTGCTGCGCTGGAAATCGCTCGCGACGCTCAGCCGGACCTGGACTTCGAACCAACTCTGCAAAAAATTCGCACGGCCGTTGGCGAACTGACGCGACCAATTGCCATGGCGGGCGATGATCGCAGTGAACTCGAACTGCTGATCCAGTTTTTGACATCCGACCTGAACCTGCACGGACACCCCGAAAGCTTTGATTCCCCCAACAGCAGCTATTTGAATCACGTCATGGAAAGCGGTCGCGGGATTCCGATTTCGCTGTCCGTCATCTACATGGCAATCGCGAACGAACTGGGGATTCCGCTGGCGGGTGTGGCCGCACCGTCGCACTTTTTGACGTCGCTTCAAACAGACGGCGGCGTCGTGTACGTCGATCCGTTTCGTGGCGGCGAAATTATGAACGAAGTCGAGTGCGTCGACTGGCTGCATGCCCTCACCGAATTGCCACGAGCTGAAATTCACCCTACGCTGAAACCGACAAGCGAGCGGAAGATTATCGTTCGCATGCTAAACAATCTGAAGACGCATTTCGGCAGCACAGATCAGTGGCGGTCTGTTTGGCGAGTACAGCGGCGTCTGGCTTTGCTGAGCCCGGGGTCGTACCGCGAAAAACGAGACCTCGCCATCGTGACTCTCCGCGCCGGTCGGCCGGGGGAAGCGATCGATCTGCTGCAAAGCTGCCTTGCCGTGTGCATTCCCGAAGAACGCCAGTTGCTGCAGCAGTACCTCAGGGATGCTCGCAAGGAATCGCCGCTGCTGAATTAA
- a CDS encoding sialidase family protein, with protein sequence MLPVSRRTMLSTSAAALIASRTTDTLAAGPAPKFHVDEIKTISLQSDRYHGWPTLIRRKNGELMVVCSGGRQSHVCPFGRVELIKSYDDGATWTYARTLLDGPIDDRDAGILETAKGTLLVSTFTSLAYEPGLQKAVASAAQGNATMPPEQLAKWQGAHGRVPDGQHKQHLGCWMLRSEDGGLNWSPAYQVPLNSPHGPVNLSDGRLFYPGVDLWGKGRKVGYSFSEDDGKSWTPLAEFPIRKGDDGSAYHELHGVEAADGRLVVQIRTHNKTYNRETLQTHSTDGGKSWAEPYSIGVWGLPSQLLRLSDDRLLMSYGHRRAPLGNQARLSDDNGKTWSEPMIIQGDASSGDLGYPSTAEIEPGHFATVWYEKLKGNKLAQLRMAKWRLA encoded by the coding sequence ATGCTTCCCGTTTCCCGCCGCACCATGCTTTCCACGTCTGCTGCAGCGCTGATCGCCAGTCGTACCACTGACACGTTGGCTGCCGGTCCCGCGCCCAAATTTCATGTTGATGAAATTAAAACTATCAGCCTGCAATCGGACCGCTACCATGGCTGGCCCACGTTGATTCGCCGCAAAAACGGTGAACTGATGGTTGTCTGCTCGGGCGGCCGCCAGTCTCACGTTTGCCCATTCGGTCGGGTTGAGTTGATCAAGTCATACGACGACGGTGCTACCTGGACGTACGCTCGCACGCTACTGGATGGTCCAATCGACGACCGCGACGCTGGAATTCTGGAAACGGCGAAGGGCACATTGCTGGTCTCCACGTTTACATCATTAGCATACGAACCCGGCTTGCAGAAAGCTGTCGCGTCGGCGGCACAGGGCAATGCGACCATGCCGCCGGAGCAGCTCGCCAAGTGGCAGGGGGCTCACGGTAGAGTTCCTGACGGTCAGCACAAACAGCATTTGGGCTGTTGGATGCTGCGGTCCGAGGATGGCGGCCTGAACTGGTCGCCTGCGTACCAAGTCCCGTTGAATAGTCCTCATGGCCCCGTCAACTTAAGCGATGGTCGCCTGTTTTATCCCGGCGTCGATTTGTGGGGCAAGGGCCGCAAGGTCGGCTACAGTTTTTCAGAAGATGATGGCAAGTCGTGGACTCCACTGGCTGAATTTCCGATCCGGAAAGGCGACGATGGTTCCGCGTATCACGAACTTCACGGCGTGGAAGCCGCCGACGGCCGTCTGGTTGTGCAAATTCGTACTCATAACAAGACATACAACCGGGAGACTCTACAGACACATTCGACCGACGGCGGTAAGTCGTGGGCTGAACCGTATTCAATCGGTGTCTGGGGCCTGCCGTCACAGCTGCTTCGGCTATCAGACGACCGGTTACTGATGTCTTACGGCCATCGCCGCGCTCCACTGGGCAACCAGGCTCGCCTTAGTGACGACAACGGCAAGACATGGTCCGAGCCAATGATTATTCAGGGCGACGCCAGTTCCGGTGACCTTGGTTATCCATCCACGGCAGAAATTGAACCGGGCCACTTCGCCACCGTGTGGTATGAGAAGCTCAAGGGCAACAAGTTGGCTCAACTGAGAATGGCGAAATGGCGTCTCGCGTAG
- a CDS encoding carboxylate-amine ligase — translation MSFLEFACNETPSIGVEIELQLVDADSMSLANRIEEVLAALPDELREVVKPELMQSYLEINTGVCRTVQEAGADLKRKLEMVESAIGPLGLKLFWAGSHPFSSWRDQEITVDDRYYRLVSLMQDVARRLVTFGLHVHVGVETGDKAVNVCDRMMKYLPLLLSLSSNSPFWEGRNTGLHSNRSKIMEGLPTAGLPHRMRNWSEYVWLIKHLESTGFINSIREIWWDIRPHHNFGTVEIRVCDMPPNLEQVLSITALVQCLVVAISAEIDQGTFQSDYHPMMVQQNKWRATRFGADASLVSTSDYQQRTVTEVTDNLIQQLLPVALQLDCADELSSLHAVVQNAGAKQQLRIFEETNSRTEVVRRMIAANQG, via the coding sequence ATGTCATTCCTTGAATTCGCGTGCAACGAAACACCTTCGATCGGTGTCGAAATCGAATTGCAGCTGGTCGACGCCGACAGCATGTCACTGGCCAATCGAATTGAAGAAGTCCTCGCCGCACTGCCCGACGAACTGCGTGAGGTCGTCAAGCCAGAGCTGATGCAAAGCTATCTGGAAATCAACACGGGCGTCTGCCGCACAGTGCAGGAAGCCGGTGCGGATTTGAAACGCAAGCTGGAAATGGTGGAATCGGCGATCGGTCCGCTGGGGCTAAAGCTGTTCTGGGCAGGCTCGCATCCGTTTTCGTCGTGGCGAGACCAGGAAATCACCGTTGATGATCGGTATTACCGGCTGGTCAGTCTGATGCAGGACGTGGCTCGTCGATTGGTGACCTTTGGCCTGCACGTTCACGTTGGTGTGGAAACCGGCGACAAAGCGGTAAACGTTTGCGACCGCATGATGAAGTACCTTCCGCTGTTATTGTCGCTGTCGTCCAATTCGCCGTTCTGGGAAGGTCGAAACACCGGACTACATTCGAACCGTTCGAAAATCATGGAAGGTCTCCCGACGGCCGGGCTGCCTCATCGCATGCGGAACTGGTCTGAGTACGTCTGGTTGATTAAGCACCTTGAAAGCACCGGGTTCATTAACAGCATCCGGGAGATCTGGTGGGACATTCGGCCTCACCACAATTTCGGCACGGTGGAAATTCGCGTGTGCGACATGCCACCGAATCTTGAACAGGTGCTATCAATCACCGCTCTTGTGCAATGCCTTGTGGTCGCGATTTCCGCAGAAATCGATCAGGGAACGTTTCAATCCGACTACCACCCCATGATGGTCCAGCAAAACAAATGGCGTGCGACTCGGTTTGGCGCCGACGCATCACTGGTGAGCACCAGTGACTACCAGCAGCGGACCGTGACTGAAGTCACCGACAATCTGATTCAACAGCTGCTGCCGGTCGCCTTGCAACTGGACTGTGCTGACGAGCTGTCATCATTACACGCCGTCGTGCAAAATGCCGGAGCCAAACAACAGCTACGGATCTTTGAAGAAACCAACAGCCGCACGGAAGTCGTGCGGCGGATGATTGCGGCCAATCAGGGTTGA
- a CDS encoding M20 metallopeptidase family protein has protein sequence MHTQNGLPNNSSTDITSFIDRFAEEHQASWIAYRRERHCSPEPSGEETETSRSICERLKSLGIAAQIPERGVGVVGDLLLGDATDDTPAIALRADIDALRMPDRKDVGYSSIKDGLAHACGHDVHTTVVLGAAETLSSLKKSGTKLPTARVRFLFQAAEETGEGAIWMVEDGYLKNVPSILGLHVEPNLLVGRIGIRYGVFTAAVDEVHIFVKGNGGHTARPHSTTDPIHAATMLVCQLYQMLPRSVDVRDSSVFTVGQIHGGHASNVIPDEVSIVGTLRTTEPNSRGDLMNCIRATSQHLADLTGNEIDVQFLHSLSSVVNSNNETAAFEKASREVLGDGGVELLDRPSMGGEDFAMYLDCCKGSQIRLGCAGSLPWPHLHSPVFDVDEQAIAIGVRVVARAALLASQE, from the coding sequence ATGCACACTCAGAACGGACTACCCAACAATTCGTCAACCGACATCACTTCCTTCATTGATCGCTTTGCAGAGGAACATCAGGCGAGCTGGATTGCTTATCGGCGTGAACGACATTGTTCGCCCGAACCAAGCGGCGAAGAAACAGAGACCAGCCGTTCCATCTGTGAGCGACTCAAGAGCCTCGGCATTGCCGCTCAGATCCCCGAACGTGGCGTCGGAGTTGTCGGCGACCTGTTGCTCGGCGACGCCACTGATGACACTCCAGCGATCGCTTTGCGAGCTGACATCGACGCGTTGCGAATGCCGGATCGCAAGGATGTTGGCTATTCGTCCATCAAAGACGGGCTGGCTCACGCGTGCGGCCACGACGTGCACACCACTGTTGTTCTGGGCGCCGCCGAAACGCTTTCTTCACTGAAAAAGTCCGGAACAAAGCTGCCCACCGCGCGCGTCAGGTTTCTTTTTCAGGCGGCCGAAGAAACAGGCGAAGGCGCGATCTGGATGGTCGAAGACGGCTACCTGAAGAATGTGCCGTCGATTTTGGGTCTGCATGTGGAACCAAATCTGTTGGTCGGCCGGATCGGAATTCGCTATGGCGTATTCACCGCCGCCGTCGACGAAGTTCATATTTTCGTGAAGGGCAACGGGGGCCACACGGCTCGCCCGCACAGCACGACGGATCCGATTCACGCCGCCACAATGCTGGTGTGTCAGTTGTATCAAATGCTGCCGCGCAGCGTGGACGTACGCGATTCGTCTGTGTTTACGGTCGGGCAAATCCATGGCGGGCATGCGTCTAACGTCATTCCGGACGAAGTGAGCATCGTGGGGACTCTACGAACAACTGAGCCTAACAGTCGCGGCGATTTAATGAACTGCATTCGTGCCACAAGCCAGCATCTGGCCGATCTGACGGGTAACGAAATCGATGTCCAGTTTCTGCATTCGCTAAGTTCGGTGGTGAATTCGAACAACGAAACCGCGGCGTTCGAAAAGGCCAGTCGTGAAGTGCTCGGCGACGGCGGCGTGGAATTGCTGGATCGCCCCAGCATGGGTGGCGAAGATTTCGCCATGTATCTCGACTGCTGCAAGGGGAGTCAGATTCGACTTGGCTGCGCCGGTTCGCTACCGTGGCCACATCTGCATTCGCCCGTGTTTGACGTGGATGAGCAGGCGATTGCAATTGGGGTCCGCGTGGTGGCGCGAGCGGCGCTGTTGGCTTCGCAGGAGTAG